The Helicoverpa armigera isolate CAAS_96S chromosome 15, ASM3070526v1, whole genome shotgun sequence genomic interval ATACAAGTAACtagcgcatgttgaggcactaTGCAggttaatgtatttaaaaaaggtgtgggtccagcgactcgcgcatgtaccaaagcaaaatacccacccgcgtgctcctGTCACTAGTCACTTGCCGTGTTAACTGCTCCAGCTACAtacaccgtgtagacgcaccctaacaaaaaaaactactctAATTGTTACAGATAGCGACAGAACGCGCGAACAACATAATAATCACAGTGACAGAACCTCAGAAGATAGGCGAGGGTATGAGCTCGTATGTCGCGTACAGGGTGCTCACCAAGACCAACATGCCTATCTTCAGCAAACACGACTTCGCAGTGCTGAGGCGGTTCAGCGACTTCTTAGGGTTACATGAGAAGCTGACGGAGAAGTATTTAAGGTCTGGTAGGATAATACCGCCGGCGCCCGAGAAGAGTATAGTAGGTGAGTTgtagaataaaaatatcagGTCTTTTATATCTTGCTTAGTTCAATAATCCACAAGCAGCTACCAAAACTATAATTGACGgaataatatcataaataaattattctacaAATAATCGTCTAAAATTCAGTCTCCATTTTTAAGAACTCCTACtgtttttaaaatatccaaTAGCCAATAAAGATACCGTGGTCTTTGGCGtcgaatttattttgaattacttGAATAAGTCCCAGCcatgtagaaaaaaatacaagcaGAGGTGCTATAACGAAAAATCTAAACAGTAGCGCGCTtaaatgcgggggacgaggaacattactagcCCTTACACGGCGTCTTTGGGACCCGTTTATTTTTCATCATACCAAATATCACTGTGGTATAACGACATGTCCCGCCTGCCGTATATGTTTGACCTAAaaaaaaggcgcctgacctaacCGTCTTATGGcctccgctcatcttttctcTCTTTATCTTCTCTAACAGGCACCACAAAACTAAAGATGACATCAACGCCATCAACTGAGAGTGCAAACGGCAGTTCAGCGGCTGGCAGCGTGCAGTCGGTGTTCGTGGAGCGGCGGCGTGCAGCGCTCGAGCGCTTCCTCAACAGGGTGGCGCAGCACCCCGTGCTGTGCATCGACCCCGACTTCAGGGAGTTCCTCGAGTCAGGTCAGTAGTACCCAAGCCAAAAAATAAAGGCAATATCTttaaaaccacgagggtagcaattaggtagcaactatCTGTaggtatttcgagaggatcggagTGACAGCGATCCTGACGTTAACGGTAAATTAAGTTCAGTGGCGCAAAACCATAAAGCTCCGTTTTTGAAAcggaattgttttttttacagaaaaactCCGCCATTTTCTTAACACGCAATAATACATTATCCTTAACCAAAGTTTCTAACCCTACAGAGGCGGATCTACCAAAAGCGACGAGCACATCAGCGCTGTCCGGCGCGGGAGTGCTGCGTCTGTTCAACAAGGTCGGCGAGACTGTCAACAAGATCACCTACAGGATGGACGAGTCTGATCCGGTGAGTTTACTTAGTGCTTGTCTGATTTTGTTGATGTCTGGTAAATGTACGGCATAATCTGGAAACCGCTATTTTTATCTCGCGTTAAAATTTAAGTTGGaaggtagcaattaggtagcaacttttaatgaaaaaaatcttgCTCAGTTTCTCCACACTGGAAAAAGTGACAGCCATTTTGGTATCTCACAAAGGCTGTCACCTGTAGCGACAGATTGTTTTCAAAACTACAAGGTTAGCAACGAATGACAgttggtagcaattaggtagcaactctctaaaTGCATTTCGGCGGGTTCTATTAGGAGTGACAGTGAGTCTAATGGACACGGCCTAACGCTATGTTCATCCCCAGTGGTTCGAAGAGCGTTCAACCCGCATCGAGGCGCTAGAAGCATGCCTCCGGCGCATGTACGGCGCATGCGAGGCGCTGGCGGGCGAGCGGCGCGAGCTCAGCGCCCGCACACACGACGCCGCCCGCGCCTGCGCCGCGCTGTCCGGCGCCGAcccgcacgcgccgctctcccgCGCACTGTCGCACACTGCCGACCTGCATGAGAAGGTAAGCAGCGCCGCACACACGACGCGGCCCGCGCCTGCGCCGCGCTGTCCGGCGCCGACCCGCCTCCCGCGCACTGTCGCACACTGCCGACCTGCATGAGAAGGTAAGCAGCGCCGCACACACGACGCGGCCCGCGCCTGCGCCGCGCTGTCCGGCGCCGACCCGCCTCCCGCGCACTGTCGCACACTGCCGACCTGCATGAGaaggtagatagatagatactctttattatgtacaccaattaaaaacaaaaaactaacctAAAGACTTTAAAGTCGATGACACAAATAGTAATATATACAGTAGATAGTATATAGAAGCTATAGAGTATACGGTTTTCAAATGAAGAAAAGAACTGTAGCCAAGGGGCGAGATTTACTTATTCAGAACGCAACGCGCCTCATTTGGGCATGCGTGCGGCATCTCACCGCCCGCGCTGTCCGGGCTAGGGCACACGGTGCAGTGCCGCAACGGTTTCctacatatgaaaatgtatggtatGCCATATGGTACGTCTGACACCGCTCCGGCGCTGCACCGGAGAACGGCGCGAGGCAGACAAGACGGGGACGGAGCTAGCAGTGGAGTGCCGCAGCGACGCCGCTCAGATGTTTTTTGTAGACTGTCGTCAACTGGGCAAGCCAAACCAAGCCTGTTACAAAGCCGCAGTAGCAGTAAGAACATTGCGACGCGGCACTACTCGTGTCCCGTTAGTGCAGTGCAAAGTAATGAGGTGCGGTGCGGTGCCGCACCGTGCAGTTGTTGTTGTGAAGTTGCTGAAAGTgattgttttgaaaatttaaggctcgagcagaccggatgcatATGCGTAGCGTACGTAAGCGTAGATGCACACGTACCTACCactgagttgtaatgtatggaaatgtatgagacaggccacaccgcttgcttAACGTAGACGTGCGCATCAtgcggtctgctcgagcctttaagcGTAtaaagggatatagggacagaaaaaccttcatactatgtagtgatttaggtatttcataggcattatttttgttaaatttccCAGATTGAACACTTACGGCTAGAGCAGTCGAACACAGACTTCTACGTGCTCGCCGAACACGTGAAGGACTACCTCGGCCTCATCGGCGCCATCAAAGATGTCTTCCACGAGAGGGTTAAGGTAAAATGTTATAtgtcacataatatttttttaagaaatcatTGTTTTATGACGTACTCCACTTATCAgctcattttgaaaaaaaaaccttatttgattaattgttatttatattatttaaatgcaaGATTTTATAGGATTGTTTGTTCGTTACGCTGAAGCAGCTGAACGGATACAGATAATTTTTTTCATCTAGATAGGTAGTCTTGTGGAGACGaatattatctattttttatccaaatgGGAAGAAGTTATTTCGACCCGCCTACAATcgaaaactatttaattaacaattttaatgttttgttggtGTGTCTATGTGTAGGTGTTCCAAAACTGGCAACACGCTCAGATGCAGCTGACGAAGCGGAGAGAGAACAAAGCCAAGGCGGAGCTCGCCAACCGCCCAGAGAAGATCGAACAGGCTGCTAATGAGATCATTGAGGTAACTAAGTTTTTTGGCGTTATCAGGCTTATTCTCAATCATAAATTTAACATTCTGATTATCAATTAAACATTCTGAGCCACAAGATACAAGCTGTATTTAGTATGTGGCTCAACGTCATTGTAAGCacaatttatagttatttttaatgaactattttattaaataataaatatgatcaAAAAATTACTGAGTCTAGCCAATGGCAATGTGAATTTACACGAAAAGcgaatagaatataatatattttttgtatatattatatatatatatatatatatattagtttatatatattatatataaatgaatttacagaaaataaaataaattaaaaactgaagATGTATGGTATCAGTAGAGCAATTAAAGCTGAAGCTTATAAAACAAATCTCGTTGTTTGTTACGTTGAGTGActatcactatttatttatttttataaaacctgactatacctaaaatatatatttccgCAGTGGGAAGCGAAAGTGGAGCGCGGTCAGCAGGAGTTCGACACAATATCGCGCGTCATCAAGAAGGAGCTGGAGCGCTGGGACGAGCTGCGCCTCGCCGAGCTACGTGCAGCACTGCTGCGGTATCTAGAGGAACACATGAATCATCAGGCACAGGTATACCTATCTTTATTACTCTTGGAAAGTCGACTATTGGCTGAAGGTagttgacataatttttattaaagggCTACTGTTATATGAGGAAGGTTAACTTATGTATATCTTCTGTACACGCGTGAAGCTGGTGTGAGTCGCTAGTTCAGTTCTCTCTAATCATCATTCATCTTAAATAACAGCTTCTGCAACGGTTTCAATCGTCTCCTGCCATAACTACCCCGTGCATCAGGTAGAAGTAGTACAATGGACTTGGATAAATAGGGATACctacacttaaatatttttgcaaatcggtccagtactaCCCAATATTAGCGATGTAGAAATTGAGCCTTTTAACTTcgtaattaatttctttaatattaaaacattatgtaaatgccaaaaaatattttgcatatcTAAATGATAGACTTATTAGAATCAACTGTACTTTACCCTAGAAACAAGCCCcactttttcaatatttacacatacatatactaTAAAATTTTTTCGCAGGCAATCCGCTACTGGGACGCATTCCTCCCCGAAGCGCGAGCGATCAAATGAGTGGCGGAGTGACGGCGTCCCGAGCGCCCTCTGCACGAACACTAACGTTAGTAAATGAATTACATTACCTTCCACATTACCGGGTGGATAAAGACCCTTTTTCTAATCAAAGCTATAGATTCTACTGTAAAATACGatcattttgatgtaaaaacgGTGCCTGGGAAATTATTAGTTTCGATATTATTGATTGttaaaggtttttttgtttttgaacaccatgtataatttcaaatatattaaCACTGCTGTATGGTCGCTGTGCGCACATAAACCAAGCATACTTGTACTAGACAATACAAAAACACTTGAATAGCTTTTCTTTagcaaaatactatt includes:
- the LOC110371253 gene encoding sorting nexin-2, with the translated sequence MSEEADTPPFSTVDINNDNRDDEDLFASAVQEVSLDPEVNGAREGLEKVSISDAPSITASLSSPIMEEIATERANNIIITVTEPQKIGEGMSSYVAYRVLTKTNMPIFSKHDFAVLRRFSDFLGLHEKLTEKYLRSGRIIPPAPEKSIVGTTKLKMTSTPSTESANGSSAAGSVQSVFVERRRAALERFLNRVAQHPVLCIDPDFREFLESEADLPKATSTSALSGAGVLRLFNKVGETVNKITYRMDESDPWFEERSTRIEALEACLRRMYGACEALAGERRELSARTHDAARACAALSGADPHAPLSRALSHTADLHEKIEHLRLEQSNTDFYVLAEHVKDYLGLIGAIKDVFHERVKVFQNWQHAQMQLTKRRENKAKAELANRPEKIEQAANEIIEWEAKVERGQQEFDTISRVIKKELERWDELRLAELRAALLRYLEEHMNHQAQAIRYWDAFLPEARAIK